The Silene latifolia isolate original U9 population chromosome Y, ASM4854445v1, whole genome shotgun sequence sequence gtttgagttttattcaaaactcttttcttataatactttATTTTCCAAATAGTTTGTCGAGACAATATTAAACCCTATTTAAGTGagctggattaacatagtattggcccctagtcacttatatgaggtgacgtcgccaagtgactagagtgtgatgcgattgatgtcaagttcaagtgtcatagggtcataagagatgactagtcgatcacttAGGCAGATTGTAAAGGATGctctatcgggcagtgaccgcttatagagttttggtaattcatatagcctagtcgtggcaagagctactatagtattcttttgagtcaattctttgactaaagactattcgcctaagttgGCACAGATTCTGAGTGACTTTGAGTTATGCTCTAtgactttcgtaaatgaggtcaaatgggcatctcttgggtcatgatgagatgtggctaaacaaagggaatagtacgataggaattatccatccccttgttagggttatttaaaaatctcagggccactcgaagagtagtgaactggaaatgcgtgccacgctcagaaggtatctacggtagataattccggtcagacggttactctccagatcgaggaaaccactcttgatatgatcacttgcaagaacgaccttcaagacaccttgcattgagtgggagatagtaataagacaagagaattggtgacgagCAGTTGTCTCGGACAAGCGGGAGATTGTtgaagtatgtgtcctcgacaatagtgtgAACACATTAttgaatctcataataagaatacgaaacgggatgattcattttatacgtTAACTTattaacattaatcggtaatggttggctgactagagtttgacattactgtcatttgacggtggtgatcagttgatcccttaaggtcacacctaaaggacgattcccttaatagataaattaattaattgtatgctgatacggattaattaattccttaaaaattgaacaatttacatttgtgagtgagaatatgaatcttattgtaattagattaaatgagattcgttttagtaattaatatattatattactgaaactttgtttatgaaacgattaaattaagaatgatcggttaattataattacaatttgttgtagattatattaacatgtacCATTTTTatacacttgtaatcatgaattactagtcaattgttatatataattgtattaatatacgtaatgatatttaattgttaaatatgcattaatattattgataacatgttacatgttacatgtcacacattatatgacaaaatgacaaaaataaaatggattccatttgatatgaatggaccgaaatattgggtgatTAAGGTGATGGTTAAATGttttttaaattgtttaaaaaataTGATGATAACCTACTCTTACAAGTCTAATACCTAAAGATtatgggtaagacaaaaagagaaaagttgaaggccatgcattggccttccccCTCTCCTCGACCCCGGTTTTCCTCTTCCTCTTTAGAGGATTTTTGTTCTTAATTTTTGTCATTCCACTCACTAGAAAATATATAATATTCCTccctctctctaaaacaagtttttagaaagtAATTGTTCAAAATCTAATTATTtagattactatagtagtaatagaaataataataacattattttaaggtctctaattatatatatctagttaatatattaattagatttaaggggttatcttggtgCAATTGAGAGGAGGTTCTCACATTATTGAGACAAGgtgatcatccatttattttgagctcaagaacaagtaagaaaggtgttcttacttgtgcccttataaaccgaTTTCACCATTGTAAGGaattttgttcttacttttctattttattttgttatgcatgcataagatcaacatctaatTAAAAGAGTTATTTAGATCTAGAATTAAGGGAGTTTAATTTGAGGGTTCTTGAATCCTTTCACATTCGCCATAAGTTGAGAGCCGAGTTTGATTCCTTTTCCATAGCTGATAACATGACCATCACAAAGTACTATTACCGGTTTATCAAGCTGTCATGATATGCGAAGGATATGCAACTGAGTCAGTGGAGTTTGGCTCTTTGTTTTGAGAAGAGGTTAGCACCGAAGATCATGGATAGACTACCAGCTGGGGTACTCACGGATCTGAAAGAGGTTTATGCAAGGACGGGACACGCTGAGAGGCTAGTGGATTTGGCGGCCGGAGTACTAGTGATAACTCCAATCTTACATGTTTCAACTGCGGTGGAACGGGTCATAAGAGGTATGAGTGTACGAGCTCTGCAAGAGGAGGAGGGGGTTTTCCAGGGACATACATGGAAAACTTTTCATATGCTCCAAGTCAGAGCTATTCTAGTAATAGGCCAGCTGGGTCGTGGAGTAATCGTGGAGGTCAAAACAACAATAATGGCGGCTACAACCGCAATAAAGGAGGATCCTACCAGCGTCCGAACAAGAGTAAGACACAGAGCTCGGCAGCAAAACCTACTACTTCAGCAACCACAGTTCAGGGCGGAGGCCAGAAGAACAGTGGGAAACTTTTTATGATGGGCAAGCAGGAATCTGAGAATGATGCTCATACTGTTACCGGTACTTTCCATTGTTCATAACACACAATATTTTGTTCTGTTTGATTCTGGGGCaacccactcttttgtgtctaggagtcatgccttAGCTATGCATTTAAGAGATTATGAGCAGGTAGAAGATAACGTGTTTATACCTTTGGGAGAGTCAGTGTCATGTTTTAAGTTGTATGGAGGGGTGTCCATGATGGTGGGGCAAGTAGACTTACCGGACAATCTGTTAGAGTTTTCTATGAATGGGTTTGAGGTTATCGTCGGGATAGACTAGTTGGGCAAGTatgaggctaagatagattgtcggcaaaagatgGTGTCTTTAAAAGGGCCTAAGGGAGTCAAAGTGTCATATAGAGGGTTCGTGGTAAAACCTAAGATGAAGTTGACCGCGGTAATGACTTTAATGTCGTGTTTGAGAAATAAGTGCCCTTTAATCCTTTTTCATGTGAGGGATATGCGTGTAGAGGAGTCATCAACATCTGACATACCAGTGGTTGGAGAGTTTGGTGACGTTTTCCCGGATGAGATATCGGGGTTACCTCCTAAGAGGGACATCGACTTCAGTGTTGAACTCAAACCAAGACGggacctatatctaaagcaccgtaccggatggggtCTAAAGaattggaagagttgaagaagcagctagatgagttgCTAGATAAGGGTACATccgacctagtgtatcaccttggagtgcaccagttttgtttgtgaaaaagaaagacgggagtatgaggctatgcatcgactataaGGAGTTGAACCATGTCAccgtgaagaataagtatcctttgccaaggattgatgatctttttgatTAGTTGAGTGGTGTAAGagtgttttctaagatcgatttgcgGTCgagttatcaccagttgaggatagcagattaggatattccaaagacagcttttcggtcgcggtatggtcactctgagtatgtggtgatgctttttgggttgactaatgcaccaGCAATATTCATGAACATTATGAAACAGATCTTCAgtccgttcttggataggtttgtggtcgtctttattgatgatatcttggtctactctaagactaaggaggagcacgaggagcaccTAAGGTTAGTACTATAGACCTTGCGGGATAATCAGTTATATGCCaagttatctaagtgtgagttaTAGTTAGAGAGGGTGGCTCTTTTGGGCCATGTGATCTCGAAAGAGGGTATGTCAGTGGATCCTATTAAGATTGAGGAATTGACAaactgggaagcaccgaagaatattgctgagatccggagtttcttgagtttagctggctactacataaggttcgtgaaagacttttccaagattgcCAGACCGATGATAGCTTTAAtaaggaaagagaccagattttgttgggatgagagttgtgaaacggcatTCCAAATATTAGACCATTTGAGCACAGCTCCCGTCCTAgctctacctgagggaagtgagaactttgggGTTTATagcgatgcttcaaagaatgggttgggttgtgttttgatgcagaatgggagagttatcgcttatgcttcgaggcagctgaaaccGTATAAGGTGAATTATCATACTCACGATTTAGAACTGGGCACAGTGGTttttgctctaaagatttggaggcactatctctaTAGAggtgacctttaaggtgttttcgaATCATAAGAGCTTGAAATATATCTACACACAGAAAGACTTGAACATGCAATAGAGGCGATGGATGAAGTTCGTTGGAGACTTcaacatggaaatcatctatcatgagggtaaagctaatgtggtggcggatgccttgagtaggaagagtgtacatttgtTGTGCActgctatgtctttgatgaaacTGAGGGATGAAATGTCTAAGATGGGGATTCATATAATTCGAAAGGGTGATGCCATCGGTGACTTGACTATCGAGCCCGATCTGTATGATGACATAAATAAGAAACGGGAACTTGATCCCAATATTCAAGAGTGGAAatcaagggtagagagtggcacaacttcgaggttttctatccatacggATGGGAGTGtttgttttgatgggagatggtgtgtacctagtGACGTCGACTTGAAGAAGTTGatcatgacggaggctcattgcactccttattcaatACATCCGAGTGGTGACAAACTCTACAATGTCTTAAAgaagacgttctggtggcctAATATAAAGAAAGAGGTGGCTGGGTTTGTGACTAAGTGTCTAACTTGTCAAAGAGTAAAGGGTCAACAATAGagaccgcaaggtaagattcagtcacttgaggtaccggAGTGGatatgggagtcgatctctatggacttcattgtggggttaccaaggactcagTAAGGTAACAATTTGATTTAGGTTATCGTCGAccgtttaacaaagtcagctcactttttCCCAATGAAAGATACTTAGAGTAAGATGCAGGTAGCTTTGGGGTAcgggaagcatgtggttcggttacatagAGTACCAAAGGATATAgggtcagatcgagatgcgaggttcatatcacggttttagCAAGAGTTGAtaggaactaccttaaagatgagtacagcatttcatcctgcgatagatggtcaaactgagagaactATAAaaaccttaaagatgagtacagcatttcattcTGCCATGGAATTTGGTGGAAGTTGGGAGGATAggctggatttgatagagttttcatacaacaacacctatcacactagtattgggatgacaccttttgaggctttgtatggcaggaagtgcagGAGACCGGTGTGATAGGATGACAATGCTGAGGCTGTGGTTTAGGGGACAAAGATGGTGCAGAACATGATTGAGCAAGTTCACTTGATTCGCCAGAAGATGAAaccagctcaggatcgacaaaagagttacgcGTATTTGCACtacagggacattgagtttgcggtaggtCCTCTTGAAAGTTTCACCTATGCGAGGCGTGATGAGATTTGGCAAGAGaggaaagttgagccagaagtttatcggcccTTATATGAGATTCTAGACTGGGTAGGTGAAGTAGCCTATCGGCTAGCTCTACCACCATCGCTTCATCGGGTCCACAACGTGTTTAATGTATCacaactccggaagtatgtgagtgatctgtcAAATTTACTAGAGGTTGAGAACATCGTGTTCGATGAGGCTCTAACTTATGAAGAGGTTCCTAAGGACATCTTAGATCGTAAGGTACGCAAGATAAGGAATGGTGAAACCGTCTTATTTAcggtactttggtctaatcacagtgtcgaagaggccacatgggaaccggAGGAGTCTATGAGAGAGCGCTTTCCttaccttttttatcaggtatgtttggttacggggacgtaaccgttgtcttttaagggggtaAGAGATGGTCATATGCATGTTTTGAGTTAGTTTAAGGTCAAGATGGTTGTGTTGTTAGTATCTTCGAGCTTGGGATGAGTAGTTTTGTTGTTTATAGTTGGTGTTGGTAGTCCCTTTGAGTAGTTGTCTTTGGGTAGttagtgttgttttgttttgGGTATGGTATGAACATCAGGAACGAAGTTAggtttaaggagggaagactgtaatatcaCGGTTTTCTAAGTCCAGTTTACTCGgtcgaatagggctaactcggctGAGTagggtgtcgtgtgtttctggtcaggttactgtccaggaacactcggccgagtagtgagatACTCGCTCGAGTAAGGCGTACTCGCCgagtaccccccccccccccctccccgaACGAGTAGCCGGTCGGACGAgattaatttccgcggtttgatttaaggtgattagagattatataaacTTCGTTTAACAGTTACTATTCattttatcaaaacctaaactacgttcttTACTTATCTAATCACCCTAATAACTCTCCAGGCAAattgatcgttcgtgagtctttaTTTCGTCTCTTCCATATCAGtttcgtcggtaagtcactagtgCTTTGTCAGTTGGTTAtgtttgtcttttagggtttttccCTAGTGGTTTAGATTGGGAAAAGGTAGATTGGTATGATTGTGATATAGTATTGTTGTGTTTAttgttaggtgaaggattcgtaTAGGAACCATTCTAGCTTCCGTTGTTTGCTTGTAATTCGGGTCcgtaataaggtagggtttccctactcagttgcctgtttaattaatttaagacgATGTTGATTGTTACTGGCATGATTAGTATTGTTGAAGattctatcgatccgaaatactcaagaggtgGGGGGGGTGTGGTGAATTAAGTTTTTAAAACTTTATCCCACTTTTTCGAATGGTCGTATGAGCGTCaattcataattaattacttaaagtttatcgattaaactttaactaattaactaaaagaAGTTAAAACGTAAAGAAACGAACAACAAAAAATGAGTGACACAcatgattttgaagtggttcagtttcacaaatcgaaacctacgtccactattctcgattaataattttagtacctttctacggattacaaaattactaacccactcgtacaactaactctagttgtaattCAAATGAGTATCGTCAAATACTCGGTTTTATCTAagttacgttaataagaaagcacttgattattcttctaagtgttcacacggatgaacgagtaagaaacaatgttTATGTACTATTATCTAATAACGTAATCTTATGGAATAATAAGCAAATTGAAGCACGGCTTTTCGTAAAGATTTTCGAAttgcaaaaacaaataaaatacttgATTAAGAATTTTGACTCGATTTTTTTGCAAAGGAATTTTTAATATTGCGAAAGGTTAATTAGAAAGACTGCAGCACATATGTATATATAGTATAGGAGGCAACTAGGGTTTTATTTCGAACCCTCATAGTGTCGTGAGGTATGATGATttgtttcacaagaaacaaatattATCATTCCTTACTTTAATCCACAAAATATTTCAAATAAGTAAATAAGAAAATCCAAATAATTGTTTAAGATAAAAATATCTTAAGCCAATCTATTCTAGATTTAACCTAGTATATTACTTATGCAAGGAGTACAGTCGATATGAGAAACGGCTCATAAGCCCAACTCACTCGAAAACCCTACTCGAAATAAGGGGTGTGGATTTGGGTTTATGTTTGGACaatttagcaaaccctaggtagcatgacgactcataagTTCTTTTACTAGCCAATAGGATACATGCAAATTATTCAACCTTAACCCATATCTTGCCTcaatcatacatacacatattttCGAAAATATATA is a genomic window containing:
- the LOC141631692 gene encoding uncharacterized protein LOC141631692; this translates as MGIHIIRKGDAIGDLTIEPDLYDDINKKRELDPNIQEWKSRVESGTTSRFSIHTDGSVCFDGRWCVPSDVDLKKLIMTEAHCTPYSIHPSGDKLYNVLKKTFWWPNIKKEVAGFVTKCLTCQRVKGQQ